GGCCTGGCCTGGAGGGCGGTGAGCAGCAGTGAGCCCGACCCTGCCCCTGGTGCCGCCGATCGCCCAACTATACTCCTTCTCTTACAGCATGGCCGCCATCTTCCTCCTGCTGGGCTCGATGGAGCTGGTGGTCTACAACGGCAAACTCAGCGCCAACCAGGCCCGCAACCTGATCGCCGTCGCCGCCGCCGGCTGGACCCTGGCCGCGCCCTGGCTGTTCGTCGATTGGTACTGGGCCGTCAGCGCTCCCCTGCTGTTCATCTTCCTGAACATCGCCGTGCTGCGCTGGGGTTTCCTCAAGACTCTCAACCCGGGACCGGGGCGCCTGGGGGCCCTGTTTTTCACCGTCAGCCTGGTCGCCGTGGTGCTGGTGGCCTGGCCGCTGAGTGAATCCGGACGGGAGTTACGGCCCCTGGTGGCGCTGGCGATGATGCCCGCCGGTTTCACCGACGCCTGCGCCGCCTTCTTCGGCCGCCGCTACGGCCGAGGACGGCTGCCCTTCAAGCGTTCCTGGATCGGCAGCCTGGCCGGCCTCGGAGGCGCCCTCGTCGCCTATCTGCTGACGCTCTGGGTCTTCGGCCTCTGGCAACCCCTGCAACTTCTGCTGGCCTTGGGCGGCGTCATCGTAGTCACCGCCGTCGAGCTGTTCTCGCCGCCCAAGCTGGACAACCTGACCACGGCCCTGGCCGCCGGGACCGTCGGCTACCTGATACTGACCGTCGGCGCCGGATAAACCGCGACGGCTAAACCGAAAGGACGCCGATGAACCAGTGGATCGGACTGGCAATCTCCTACGCCTTCGTCTTCGCCGTTCTCGGCGTGGCCGGCGTCCTGCAAAAACGCGGCCGCATCTCCGGCGAAACGGCGCGCAAGATCGTCCATATCGGCGTCAGTAACTGGATCGTCCTGGCCATGTTCCTGTTCCACGACTGGTACTTCGCCATCATCGGTCCGGCCAGCTTCGTGATCCTCAATTTCATCTCCTGGCGCTACGACCTGTTCGAGGGCATGGAAGCCGGTGACAAAAGCCCGGGCACCGTCTTCTTCGCCATCAGCCTCACCGTGGTCACCTGGCACTTCTGGTGGTTGTGGAACACCACCGGCGTCGATCTGCGCTTCATCGCCGTTACGGCGATCCTCGTCATGGGCTGGGGTGACGGTCTGGCCGCCGTCTTCGGCCATCGGTACGGCAAGCGCAAGCTGATCGGCTACAAGACCCTGGTCGGCACCACGGCGATGTTCATCGTCAGCGTAATCGTCTGCCTGGCGGTCAGTCTGCTACTGGCCCCCTGGCCGGCGGCGACGGCCCTGCTGCTCGGCCTGGCCCTGGCCGCCCTGGCCACCATCGGCGAGCTGCTGCTGCCCGCCGGCTGGGACAACCTGATCGTGCCCCTGGTTACCGCCTACGCCTATTACGGCTGGATCGTACTCGCCCCCGGTTTCTGATACAATAGAGCCCTGCGACACAGCGCCGCCCAACTGGAGGACGCCCTTGCTCTTCGGCTTCTACTCCGACATCCACGGCAACGTCGACGCTTTGGTCCGGGTCTACGAGGAGCTCAAGCGCCTGGGCGCCGACCACCTCTTTTGCGGCGGCGACGTCGTCGGCTACGGCGCCAGGCCCAACGAATGCCTGGCCCTGATCCGCTACGCCCAGGGCGAGCGGGAACAACGCGAGGCCGCCGCCCGGGCCGTCGAGGAAACCGGCGCCGACGCAGTCAACGAACTGCTCGATTACCTCGACGCCACCCCCCACCTGACCGTCAAGGGCAACCACGACCACGCCGCCATCTCACCGGGCGCCGAGTTGATCTTCAACTCCTACGCCGCCCAGGCCATCATCTGGACCCGCCGCAACCTGTCCCCCGATAACACCGACTGGCTGCAGAACCTGCCCCTCGAGCTGACCATCGCCGAGGACGGCCAACCGGCCACCCGTCGCGGCGAAGCGCCCATTCTGCTGCGCCTGGTCCACGCCAGCCCCTACGAGCCCGAACGCTGGCACTACCTGCTCAACCGCCAGGAGATCAAGCGGGCCTTCAACGCTCTCGAAGAGCCCTTCTGCTTCATCGGCCACACCCACCAGCCCGTCTTCTTCGAGCAGCACGAGGACGGCTACATCGAGGTCGTCACCGAGACCGACATCGTCCCCAGCCTGTTCCGCCGCTACATCGTCAACGTCGGCAGCGTCGGTCAGCCCCGGGACAACAACCACCGCAGCAGCTTCGCCAGCTTCAAGTTCGCTGACAACCTGCGCGAAATGAAGATCCGCCTGCACCGAACCGAATACGACGCCGAAACCGCCGCCGAGCGCATCCTCAAGGCCGAGCTGCCCCCGGAACTCGCCGGTCGCCTGCTGCGCGGGGTCTAGAAGACGCCGGCGTACGACCTAGCCCCGGAGACCCTGACCCGAGCGCCACGGCAACACCGGGAAACGCCTGCCGGAACTGGCACGGTTTTTGCGGAGGCGCAACCGCTCCGCCGCTCGCACGGGCGCCGAGATGCAAAAACCGTGCCAGTTCCGGCAGGCCGGCCGGCGCATTCAATCGCAGTCGCATGGTTACTCCGTCGGGGGTCTCCGGGGCGGCCCAGCGGACGATCATGTCCCGCATCGGCTAACCGGCTCATCCACACAATGGGAAGAAGATGATCCTCAAAGACGCCATCGAGACCTTCAAGAACGCCCGACGGATAGCCGTCGTCGGCGCCAGCCGCAGCCCACGCAAGTACGGTTACAAGGTCTTCTACCACCTCGAGCGCGCCGGCTACGAGGTCTACGCCGTCAACCCCAACTGCGAGCTGATCGGCAGCCACAAGTGTTACCCGGACTTCGACGCCCTGCCCGTCGAGCCCGCGGCGGCGATCTTTATCACGCCGCCGGAGGTGACGACGAAGATGGTCCGACGAGCCCTGGACCGCGGGATCAACAGTATCTGGATGCAGCCGGGGGCGTCTTCGCCGGAGGCGATCACCCTGGCCGAGGGTGCCGGCGCCGCCGTCGTTCACGGCCGCTGCGCCCTGGTAACCGTCTAAACGAGCGGAGAATAACTCATGGCGCGGATCAACAAGGATTATCTCCTGGTGCTCATCCTGGCCGTCGTCGGCGCGGCTCTGATCGTCGTCGGCTTGACGGTGGACTTCACCCCGCAGCGCCTCGTGGCAGGTGACGGTGGTCTGGAGCAGTGGTTCTTCGTCGGACTGGGGGCCTTGAGCCTGCTGGCGGCCCTGCTGTTCGGCGTCCTGGCGGCAAGGCGCAGGCGACAGATGGCCGATCCGAACCATGCGGCGCACCAGCCGCTGCTCGAGGACATCTTTACCGAACCCGAGCCCCTCGAGCCGGGGATCTATCACTTGCGCTCCGGCGACGCCTTCGCCGGTTACCGCGTCCACCTGCGCATCGAGCCCTCGGGCAACGGCACCCTGGTGATCAACGCCGCCAAGATCATCCACCTGAACCATACGGCGGCCGAGTACGCCAAGCTGATCGTCGAGGAGCGGGACAAGGCTGAGGCCGTGCGCGAGATAACCAACCGCTACCGGGTGCCGCGCAAGGTCGCCGCGGCGGACTACGACCGCATCGCCCGCATCATCACCGAGATGGCCACGGGCGCCGACGTCTGTCCGGTGACCTACCTGGATCTGGAGCGCACCGAGCCTTTCAGCGTGGAGACCTTCGCCCCCTACCGGGTGGACCTGGTGCTGACCTACGCCTGCGACAACACCTGTGCCCACTGCTACGTCGCCGAGGATCACAAGGGCAAGATCAGCATGGAGCCCGCCGACTGGCGCCGGGTGATGGACATCCTCTGGGAGGTCGGCGTGCCCCACGTCACCTTCACCGGCGGCGAGGCCACTCTGCACCCCCACCTGCGCGGGCTGATCGAGTACGCCGAGGACCTGGGCCTGGTGACCGGCCTGCTGACCAACGGTCGCAAGCTGGCCGACGAGGACTACCTGGCCGGTCTGGTCGAGGCCGGACTGGATCATGTCCAGATCACCCTGGAGAGCCACGACGAGGCGGTTCACGACGCGATGGTCGGCGTCGAGGGCGCCTGGAAACAGACGGTCCAGGGTGTGCGCAACGCCCTCGAGCTACCCCTCTACGTGCTGACCAACACCACCTTGACCAAGCGCAACGTCGACGGTCTGGAGCAGACCGTCGAGTTCCTGGCTGGGCTCGGCCTGCCCCAGGTGGCGGCCAACGGAATGATCCACGCCGGCGGCGGCGTTCACAACCCCGAGGCCCTGACCGAGGCCGAGCTGCAGCCCCACGTCGAGACCTTCTTCGAGACCGCCACCCGACTGGGGCTCAACTTCCTCTGGTACACGCCGACGCGCTACGAGGATTTCGATCCCGTCGAGCTCGGCGTGGGTATCAAGACCTGTTCCGCCGCCCGCTACAACCTGGCCGTCGAGCCCGACGGCGCGGTACTGCCCTGTCAGAGCTACTTCGAGTCCCTGGGCAATCTGCTGACCGACGGCTGGGACGCCGTCTGGAACAACCCGCTGGCCGTCAACCTGCGCAAGCGGGAGTGGGCGCCCGCGGAATGCCGACGCTGCACCCAGTTCCCGCTGTGCGGCGGCGGTTGCCCCCTGTTATATAAGGAGGACGGCGGCCAGGTGACCTGCGTGGGCACCTCCTAACGCCGACCGTAGCCGTGGCCATGCAGCACTCTCCCCTACAGACCATTTTGGTCGCCGCCTTGCTCAGCCTGCTCCCCCTCGTGGGTTGCGACGGGGCCGAGCGCTACGAGGGACGGACCGTCGCTCCGCCGGAGCTGGGCCCACAGATGGTCTACGCCGACTACCAGGGCTACGCCCTGCCCGTGGCCGACTGGGAGCCCCTGCCCGATACTCCGGGCACGGGCACGCTGGGGGACATCCGGGCCTGGAAGCTCCCCGGCAGCCGGGCCGTCCTGCAGGTCGAAACCTATGTGGCCTCCGCCGGCGAGGACATCGAGCTGATCGCCGGGCGGGCCGACGAGATCATCGCCGCCAAACGCGAGGCGCTGCCCGGTCTCGAGGTTCTCGACCAGGGCCGCCGCCAACTGGGCGGCAATCCGGCCTATTATTTCGAGTTCCTGGCCGAGCGCGGCGAAACGCCGATGCGACTCTACACGGTCAGCGTCTACGGCGGCGGCCGGGAGTACGATGTCAGCGCCTTCGCTCCCGCAGCGCACTGGGACGCTACCGCGGCGGAGCTGATGAGCGCCCTGAACGGCTTTCTCGTGGTCCGGGAGGATTGATTACCGTGCGCTTGCTCGCTCACTCCGCCCTTGCTTTGTCCCTTGCCGCCCTGCTGCCAACGGGCTGCGCCGACGACAGCGCCGAACCGACCACTGAAACGGAACACCCGCCCGCCGGCTCCGGCCAACAGCCCGCACAGCCGGAGACTCCGGAGGGTCCGCTGACCTTCTCCCCGGCCAACCCCTGGCCCCTGTTTATCGAGAGCGAAGGCCTGGCGCTGACCGTGG
This genomic window from Candidatus Coatesbacteria bacterium contains:
- a CDS encoding phosphatidate cytidylyltransferase, which encodes MNQWIGLAISYAFVFAVLGVAGVLQKRGRISGETARKIVHIGVSNWIVLAMFLFHDWYFAIIGPASFVILNFISWRYDLFEGMEAGDKSPGTVFFAISLTVVTWHFWWLWNTTGVDLRFIAVTAILVMGWGDGLAAVFGHRYGKRKLIGYKTLVGTTAMFIVSVIVCLAVSLLLAPWPAATALLLGLALAALATIGELLLPAGWDNLIVPLVTAYAYYGWIVLAPGF
- a CDS encoding CoA-binding protein, yielding MILKDAIETFKNARRIAVVGASRSPRKYGYKVFYHLERAGYEVYAVNPNCELIGSHKCYPDFDALPVEPAAAIFITPPEVTTKMVRRALDRGINSIWMQPGASSPEAITLAEGAGAAVVHGRCALVTV
- a CDS encoding radical SAM protein: MARINKDYLLVLILAVVGAALIVVGLTVDFTPQRLVAGDGGLEQWFFVGLGALSLLAALLFGVLAARRRRQMADPNHAAHQPLLEDIFTEPEPLEPGIYHLRSGDAFAGYRVHLRIEPSGNGTLVINAAKIIHLNHTAAEYAKLIVEERDKAEAVREITNRYRVPRKVAAADYDRIARIITEMATGADVCPVTYLDLERTEPFSVETFAPYRVDLVLTYACDNTCAHCYVAEDHKGKISMEPADWRRVMDILWEVGVPHVTFTGGEATLHPHLRGLIEYAEDLGLVTGLLTNGRKLADEDYLAGLVEAGLDHVQITLESHDEAVHDAMVGVEGAWKQTVQGVRNALELPLYVLTNTTLTKRNVDGLEQTVEFLAGLGLPQVAANGMIHAGGGVHNPEALTEAELQPHVETFFETATRLGLNFLWYTPTRYEDFDPVELGVGIKTCSAARYNLAVEPDGAVLPCQSYFESLGNLLTDGWDAVWNNPLAVNLRKREWAPAECRRCTQFPLCGGGCPLLYKEDGGQVTCVGTS